One Deltaproteobacteria bacterium genomic region harbors:
- the sppA gene encoding signal peptide peptidase SppA, with product MRILLAILFDLVEILFHGTQNLLKGWGLKGEEVAWVAFRLGGDPPYRRQGLVRRRLGARRGNPEWEPDLETFGERLEAVAGARGTRGVVLRLESLELGRAKAHALAGTLRAFRESSGKEVVVWAAALEGPALALGLAADRILVAPAGRVGVKGAALEVTTARRALEKLGASAVVVRRGTHKAAGEVLTEDGISEAYRETLDGLLDDGHAHALARLQEGRGVDAEVAASWIDRGPYTAADALDEGLIDGICYGDEVADHLERAGAPRPKLRPWPAFAASQTRPLRLRPILTARPHVAVLSLRGLIVEGESRPLPGGSRTVGDRTVAEALAELRKDERVKAIVLRIDSRGGSAHASDLIWHEVKRTAEKKPVIAWMENVAASGGYYIAAAAHEILAAPLCLTGSIGVIASLFDLSGVYERLGLRRELLARGDLAALGTTSRAPTEEELAHLDHQVGQLYQVFKERVAAGRGLELEEVEAVAQGRVFTSERAKEHRLIDRVGGFESAVDAARRRAGIAGEFELDFREPLPSGLMGLLPGMELREAWLPGDAFLLDWAHLAARAPGALWAVELLEPPGR from the coding sequence GTGCGCATTCTCCTCGCCATCCTCTTCGACCTCGTGGAGATCCTCTTCCACGGCACCCAGAACCTGCTCAAGGGCTGGGGGCTCAAGGGAGAGGAGGTGGCCTGGGTCGCCTTCCGCCTCGGCGGTGATCCCCCCTACCGCCGTCAGGGGCTGGTGCGGCGCCGCCTCGGCGCCCGTCGCGGCAACCCGGAGTGGGAGCCCGACCTCGAGACCTTCGGCGAGCGCCTCGAGGCCGTCGCCGGGGCGCGAGGGACGCGGGGCGTGGTGCTGCGCCTCGAGTCCCTGGAGCTCGGCCGGGCCAAGGCCCACGCCCTGGCCGGGACCCTGCGGGCCTTCCGGGAGTCCTCGGGCAAGGAGGTCGTGGTCTGGGCCGCCGCCCTCGAGGGGCCCGCGCTGGCCCTCGGCCTCGCCGCCGACCGGATCCTGGTCGCGCCCGCCGGCCGGGTGGGGGTGAAGGGCGCGGCCCTGGAGGTCACGACCGCCCGCCGGGCCCTCGAGAAGCTCGGTGCCTCGGCGGTGGTGGTGCGCCGGGGCACCCACAAGGCCGCCGGGGAGGTCCTGACCGAGGACGGGATCTCCGAGGCCTACCGGGAGACCCTCGACGGGCTCCTCGACGACGGGCACGCCCACGCGCTGGCCCGCCTGCAGGAGGGCCGCGGCGTGGACGCCGAGGTCGCCGCCAGCTGGATCGATCGCGGGCCCTACACCGCCGCCGACGCCCTCGACGAGGGGCTGATCGACGGGATCTGCTACGGCGACGAGGTCGCCGATCACCTGGAGCGCGCGGGCGCGCCCCGGCCGAAGCTGCGGCCCTGGCCGGCCTTCGCCGCCAGCCAGACGCGGCCGCTGCGCCTCCGGCCGATCCTCACGGCCCGGCCCCACGTCGCCGTGCTCTCCCTGCGGGGGCTGATCGTCGAGGGCGAGAGCCGCCCCCTCCCCGGGGGCAGCCGCACCGTCGGCGATCGCACGGTGGCCGAGGCGCTGGCCGAGCTGCGCAAGGACGAGCGGGTGAAGGCGATCGTCCTGCGGATCGACTCCCGGGGGGGCTCGGCCCACGCCTCGGATCTGATCTGGCACGAGGTGAAGCGCACCGCGGAGAAGAAGCCGGTGATCGCCTGGATGGAGAACGTCGCGGCCTCGGGCGGCTACTACATCGCCGCCGCCGCCCACGAGATCCTCGCCGCGCCCCTCTGCCTCACCGGCTCCATCGGGGTCATCGCCAGCCTCTTCGATCTCTCCGGGGTCTACGAGCGCCTCGGGCTCCGGCGCGAGCTGCTGGCCCGCGGGGACCTCGCCGCCCTGGGCACCACCTCGCGGGCGCCGACCGAGGAGGAGCTGGCGCACCTGGATCACCAGGTCGGGCAGCTCTACCAGGTCTTCAAGGAGCGGGTCGCCGCCGGGCGCGGCCTCGAGCTCGAGGAGGTGGAGGCCGTGGCCCAGGGGCGGGTCTTCACCTCCGAGCGGGCGAAGGAGCACCGGCTGATCGATCGGGTGGGGGGCTTCGAGTCGGCGGTCGACGCCGCGCGCCGCCGGGCGGGGATCGCCGGCGAGTTCGAGCTGGACTTCCGGGAGCCCCTGCCGAGCGGGCTCATGGGCCTGCTGCCCGGGATGGAGCTCCGCGAGGCGTGGCTGCCGGGCGACGCCTTCCTCCTCGACTGGGCCCACCTCGCCGCGCGGGCGCCGGGGGCGCTCTGGGCGGTGGAGCTCCTCGAGCCTCCGGGGCGATGA
- the apbC gene encoding iron-sulfur cluster carrier protein ApbC, whose translation MATPTPDQILEALKSVEDPDLHRDIVSLGFVQDLKVEGDKVAFTLQLTTPACPIRDQLKASAEGAVAALEGVATVEVALSATVPSSAGPGTAGAEPVAPGVKNIILVGSGKGGVGKSTVAVNLAVALKQLGASVGLMDADVYGPSVPMMLGVSDAQPTSKDGKHLEPIEVDGLKVMSIGFLVESDQAMIWRGPMLNQAVVQFLRDVRWGELDYLVVDLPPGTGDVQLTIAQQVRAAGSVLVSTPQDVALLDVIRAKGMMDRVQIPVLGLVENMSFFLCSHCNERTEIFDHGGAREAAKKLSVPFLGAIPIQPAVREGGDRGKPVVMADPESEISQTFLQVAREVAHQVSLAAVGETETAAPTLRMSP comes from the coding sequence ATGGCCACGCCGACCCCCGACCAGATCCTCGAGGCCCTCAAGAGCGTCGAGGACCCCGACCTCCACCGCGACATCGTCAGCCTCGGCTTCGTGCAGGACCTGAAGGTGGAGGGCGACAAGGTCGCCTTCACCCTCCAGCTGACGACCCCGGCCTGCCCGATCCGCGACCAGCTCAAGGCCTCGGCCGAGGGCGCCGTGGCGGCCCTGGAGGGCGTCGCCACCGTCGAGGTCGCGCTCTCGGCCACCGTGCCCAGCAGCGCCGGCCCCGGCACGGCGGGCGCCGAGCCGGTGGCCCCCGGGGTGAAGAACATCATCCTGGTCGGCTCCGGGAAGGGCGGCGTGGGCAAGTCCACCGTCGCCGTGAACCTGGCCGTGGCACTGAAGCAGCTCGGCGCCTCGGTGGGCCTGATGGACGCCGACGTCTACGGCCCCTCGGTCCCGATGATGCTCGGTGTCTCCGACGCCCAGCCCACCAGCAAGGACGGCAAGCACCTCGAGCCCATCGAGGTCGACGGCCTGAAGGTCATGTCCATCGGCTTCCTGGTGGAGTCCGACCAGGCCATGATCTGGCGCGGCCCGATGCTCAACCAGGCGGTCGTGCAGTTCCTCCGGGACGTGCGCTGGGGCGAGCTGGACTACCTGGTCGTCGACCTGCCCCCGGGCACCGGCGACGTGCAGCTGACCATCGCCCAGCAGGTCCGCGCGGCGGGCTCGGTGCTGGTCAGCACCCCCCAGGACGTGGCGCTCCTCGACGTGATCCGCGCCAAGGGGATGATGGACCGGGTCCAGATCCCGGTCCTGGGCCTGGTGGAGAACATGAGCTTCTTCCTCTGCAGCCACTGCAACGAGCGCACCGAGATCTTCGATCACGGCGGCGCCCGCGAGGCCGCCAAGAAGCTCTCCGTGCCCTTCCTGGGCGCCATCCCGATCCAGCCCGCGGTGCGGGAGGGCGGCGACCGGGGCAAGCCGGTGGTGATGGCCGATCCCGAGTCCGAGATCTCCCAGACCTTCCTGCAGGTGGCCCGCGAGGTCGCCCACCAGGTCAGCCTCGCGGCGGTGGGGGAGACCGAGACGGCCGCGCCCACCCTGCGCATGAGCCCCTGA
- a CDS encoding radical SAM protein: MRVLLVGPDLEANVSLGYLAASLQQAGHEALQAAFNGPADAARVLGLARGADLVGLSLSFQVRAPQFFALAEALKAEDPARPVIAGGHFATCAAEAILRDVPALDLILLHEAEDSLVELAGLGAGLLRRAPEVPGLVHREGEHLRRSAPRPVRRELESLPFPDRAGPARLLAGVPTAYLMGARGCVRACDYCCIATLHRQVEGPRFRRREPEDIAREMAFLHARGVRQFVFHDDNFLVPNPKNNRERLGRLADAIDGHGLEGIGIVMKAGPRDVDRPALEQLLEMGLLRIFLGIESSSQRGMDSIGRRQTPEEAEGAVALCEALELSSQYTMIIFHPDATIESMLSDLAFVERHPAHPLNYCRAELYAGTPLEARMIAEGRAQGSYLARTYRYADPRVARVWEKGKDLFAGRCWGKDDLLGQVIRLDHQAAVLRHFYGGRKARRTAGDFARFEIDLNLETAAYFRELVLLCGEAPSDDDPALARGLAELSRRELSSRRVQLERLCELRARIDGLTSPVIDLAVGEALPPEGLASRLARLPRHAAAVLVAAGLASATACSGRSKVDHGVAEAAPPPYDEVYDGPPPAPQDPPPQAHEDTSVIHDGNAYGPPSDAEARSAGASTPALAPAPARPAKQKERVRRVDGVAEAAPPPFDEIEVLRRQDGVAEAAPPPFDDELIRLQDGVAEAAPPPFDPPPPPPPPPERLGTGQLYLSTRPEVDISVDGVERGRTPVYLEDLKVGEHTVRLHDEAAGIDETRTIRIARDQRTTLKLELEAPKKKRRKKKD; this comes from the coding sequence ATGCGCGTGCTCCTGGTCGGTCCCGACCTCGAGGCCAACGTCTCGCTGGGCTACCTGGCGGCCTCCCTCCAGCAGGCGGGCCACGAGGCCCTCCAGGCGGCCTTCAACGGCCCCGCCGACGCCGCCCGGGTCCTGGGCCTGGCGCGGGGCGCCGATCTGGTCGGCCTCTCCCTCTCCTTCCAGGTCCGGGCCCCGCAGTTCTTCGCCCTGGCCGAGGCCTTGAAGGCCGAGGATCCCGCGCGGCCGGTGATCGCCGGCGGGCACTTCGCCACCTGCGCCGCCGAGGCGATCCTCCGGGACGTCCCGGCCCTCGATCTGATCCTCCTCCACGAGGCCGAGGACAGCCTGGTCGAGCTGGCCGGCCTGGGCGCCGGGCTGCTGCGCCGCGCCCCGGAGGTGCCGGGCCTGGTCCACCGGGAGGGCGAGCACCTGCGCCGGAGCGCGCCCCGCCCCGTCCGCCGCGAGCTCGAGTCCCTCCCCTTCCCCGATCGCGCCGGCCCCGCCCGCCTCCTGGCCGGCGTCCCGACCGCCTACCTGATGGGGGCCCGGGGCTGCGTGAGGGCCTGCGACTACTGCTGCATCGCCACCCTCCACCGCCAGGTCGAGGGGCCGCGCTTCCGCCGCCGGGAGCCCGAGGACATCGCCCGGGAGATGGCCTTCCTCCACGCCCGCGGCGTCCGGCAGTTCGTCTTTCACGACGACAACTTCCTGGTGCCCAACCCGAAGAACAACCGCGAGCGCCTCGGCCGGCTGGCCGACGCCATCGACGGCCACGGGCTCGAGGGGATCGGGATCGTGATGAAGGCGGGGCCCCGGGACGTCGACCGCCCGGCCCTGGAGCAGCTCCTGGAGATGGGCCTGCTGCGCATCTTCCTGGGGATCGAGTCCTCCAGCCAGCGCGGGATGGACTCCATCGGCCGGCGCCAGACCCCCGAGGAGGCCGAAGGAGCCGTCGCCCTCTGCGAGGCGCTGGAGCTCTCCTCCCAGTACACGATGATCATCTTCCACCCCGACGCGACGATCGAGAGCATGCTCTCGGACCTCGCCTTCGTGGAGCGCCACCCGGCCCACCCCCTGAACTACTGCCGGGCCGAGCTCTACGCCGGGACCCCCCTCGAGGCGCGGATGATCGCCGAGGGGCGCGCCCAGGGCAGCTACCTCGCCCGCACCTACCGCTACGCCGACCCCCGGGTGGCCCGGGTCTGGGAGAAGGGCAAGGACCTCTTCGCCGGGCGCTGCTGGGGCAAGGACGACCTGCTCGGGCAGGTCATCCGCCTCGACCACCAGGCGGCCGTCCTGCGCCACTTCTACGGGGGCCGGAAGGCCCGCCGCACGGCCGGCGACTTCGCCCGCTTCGAGATCGACCTGAACCTGGAGACCGCCGCCTACTTCCGGGAGCTGGTGCTCCTCTGCGGCGAGGCTCCCTCCGACGACGATCCCGCCCTCGCCCGGGGCCTGGCCGAGCTCTCCCGGCGCGAGCTCTCCAGCCGGCGCGTGCAGCTCGAGCGGCTCTGCGAGCTGCGGGCCCGGATCGACGGCCTGACCTCCCCGGTGATCGACCTGGCCGTGGGCGAGGCCCTGCCCCCGGAGGGCCTGGCCTCCCGCCTGGCCCGCCTCCCCCGCCACGCCGCCGCGGTGCTGGTGGCCGCGGGGCTGGCGAGCGCCACGGCCTGCAGCGGGCGCTCGAAGGTGGACCACGGGGTGGCCGAGGCCGCGCCGCCCCCCTACGACGAGGTCTACGACGGACCGCCGCCGGCCCCGCAGGACCCGCCGCCGCAGGCCCACGAGGACACCTCGGTGATCCACGACGGCAACGCCTACGGACCGCCGAGCGACGCCGAGGCCCGCAGCGCGGGCGCCTCGACCCCGGCGCTGGCGCCCGCCCCCGCCCGGCCGGCGAAGCAGAAGGAGCGGGTGCGCCGGGTCGACGGCGTCGCCGAGGCCGCCCCGCCCCCCTTCGACGAGATCGAGGTGCTCCGCCGCCAGGACGGGGTGGCCGAGGCGGCGCCGCCCCCCTTCGACGACGAGCTCATCCGGCTCCAGGACGGCGTGGCCGAGGCTGCCCCGCCCCCCTTCGATCCGCCGCCGCCGCCGCCACCGCCGCCGGAGCGCCTGGGCACCGGTCAGCTCTACCTCTCGACCCGGCCCGAGGTGGACATCAGCGTGGACGGGGTGGAGCGAGGGCGAACCCCGGTCTACCTGGAGGACCTGAAGGTCGGCGAGCACACCGTCCGTCTCCACGACGAGGCGGCGGGCATCGACGAGACGCGCACGATCCGGATCGCCCGGGACCAGCGCACGACCCTCAAGCTCGAGCTGGAGGCCCCGAAGAAGAAGCGGCGGAAGAAGAAGGACTGA
- a CDS encoding 3-hydroxybutyryl-CoA dehydrogenase: MEVKNLGVLGAGQMGAGIAQVAAQAGLTVKLVDLEDAFVEKGLATIAGSLDRLIKKEKIEAAEKDAILGRISGSTDLGAFEGCDFVVEAIVENEAVKKEVFAKLDGILPAHAILASNTSSISITRLANATKRPEQVIGMHFMNPVPLMKLVEVIRGIATSDATWEATRQLAEKVGKTVVLSKDYPGFIVNRVLMPMINEAFYALYEGVATAEDIDAGMKLGTNQPMGPLTLADFIGLDTCLAIMEVLHGGLADTKYRPCPLLRQYVDAGWMGRKTGRGVYTYES; encoded by the coding sequence ATGGAGGTCAAGAACCTCGGAGTCCTTGGTGCCGGTCAGATGGGAGCGGGCATCGCCCAGGTGGCCGCCCAGGCCGGTCTGACGGTGAAGCTGGTGGATCTGGAGGACGCCTTCGTCGAGAAGGGCCTGGCCACCATCGCGGGGAGCCTCGACCGCCTCATCAAGAAGGAGAAGATCGAGGCGGCCGAGAAGGACGCCATCCTCGGTCGGATCAGCGGGAGCACCGATCTGGGCGCCTTCGAGGGCTGCGACTTCGTCGTCGAGGCCATCGTCGAGAACGAGGCCGTGAAGAAGGAGGTCTTCGCCAAGCTCGACGGCATCCTCCCGGCCCACGCCATCCTGGCCTCGAACACCTCGTCCATCTCGATCACCCGCCTGGCGAACGCGACGAAGCGCCCGGAGCAGGTCATCGGGATGCACTTCATGAACCCCGTGCCCCTGATGAAGCTGGTCGAGGTCATCCGCGGCATCGCCACCTCGGACGCCACCTGGGAGGCGACCCGCCAGCTCGCCGAGAAGGTCGGCAAGACGGTCGTCCTCTCCAAGGACTACCCGGGCTTCATCGTGAACCGGGTCCTGATGCCGATGATCAACGAGGCCTTCTACGCCCTCTACGAGGGGGTCGCGACGGCCGAGGACATCGACGCTGGCATGAAGCTGGGCACCAACCAGCCCATGGGCCCGCTCACCCTGGCCGACTTCATCGGCCTGGACACCTGCCTGGCCATCATGGAGGTGCTCCACGGCGGCCTGGCCGACACCAAGTACCGCCCCTGCCCCCTGCTGCGTCAGTACGTGGACGCGGGCTGGATGGGCCGGAAGACCGGCCGCGGCGTCTACACCTACGAGAGCTAG
- a CDS encoding enoyl-CoA hydratase-related protein, producing the protein MSYENLKVEVEGGIATVTIDRPKALNALNPETITELGEAFAALRDSGEVRVAILTGGGEKAFVAGADISAMAGYTVEEARHFATLGQKVFDSLAEMPFPVIAAVNGFALGGGCELALACDLVYASTNAKLGQPEVNLGVIPGFGGTQRLARRVGIARAKELILTGNVIKADAARSMGLVLEVFEPGALLPKVKEIAKTIAAKGPLAVAQAKRAIDQGQDVGLPSANALEVHAFAQLFGSEDQKEGMAAFLEKRDAKFQGR; encoded by the coding sequence ATGAGCTACGAGAACCTGAAGGTCGAGGTCGAGGGCGGCATCGCCACCGTCACCATCGATCGTCCCAAGGCCCTCAACGCCCTGAACCCCGAGACCATCACCGAGCTGGGCGAGGCCTTCGCGGCCTTGCGGGACTCGGGGGAGGTGCGGGTGGCCATCCTCACCGGCGGCGGCGAGAAGGCCTTCGTGGCCGGCGCCGACATCTCGGCGATGGCCGGCTACACCGTCGAGGAGGCCCGCCACTTCGCCACCCTCGGGCAGAAGGTCTTCGACAGCCTGGCCGAGATGCCCTTCCCGGTGATCGCCGCCGTGAACGGCTTCGCCCTGGGCGGCGGCTGCGAGCTGGCCCTGGCCTGCGACCTCGTCTACGCCTCCACCAACGCCAAGCTGGGCCAGCCCGAGGTGAACCTCGGCGTGATCCCCGGCTTCGGCGGGACCCAGCGCCTCGCGCGCCGGGTCGGCATCGCGCGCGCCAAGGAGCTGATCCTCACCGGCAACGTCATCAAGGCCGACGCCGCCCGCTCGATGGGCCTGGTCCTGGAGGTCTTCGAGCCGGGGGCGCTGCTGCCCAAGGTGAAGGAGATCGCCAAGACCATCGCCGCCAAGGGCCCCCTCGCGGTCGCCCAGGCCAAGCGCGCCATCGATCAGGGCCAGGACGTGGGGCTGCCTTCGGCCAACGCCCTCGAGGTCCACGCCTTCGCCCAGCTCTTCGGCAGCGAGGACCAGAAGGAGGGCATGGCCGCCTTCCTCGAGAAGCGCGACGCGAAGTTCCAGGGCCGCTAG
- a CDS encoding adenylate/guanylate cyclase domain-containing protein → MSGIVASRAYLSRLVSYAPGHMARIRLEDPSRRGSWAEVAEGSLLVADFSGFTRLSEALGEMGRQGATVLADILNRYFEMLIDDVGLRRGGELIGFGGDGFTLLFLEGDHARNAVAAGLEIQEAMALCAEAETPLGTFPLALRVGIATGPVFQALLGTGGGAEVVIGGPTVEAAVRLQQACARGSVLISERTRERAGEGLAARPCPGGDDRRLGFDAHVVEELEPLPPHGEPFDWRELLEQHLEEAGPILEPFVDPGVLPLIQAAPEAPRIEATYAPATALFMRVQGVPLHGGAEVLPTLVELTEALSAVLEPVGVPLRKTDVSEAGIKMILIFGPPAGAETHVLDAALTASVIRTGLAPTRPRTAPFSGLEVRFGLATGSVWAGEVGSRRRREYSAIGDAVNLAARLADRAEPWEILCTEEIARAADPYLQSEDRGPLAIRGKAREVPCHRILPPR, encoded by the coding sequence ATGAGCGGGATCGTGGCGAGCCGGGCCTACCTGAGCAGGCTGGTCTCCTACGCGCCGGGCCACATGGCGCGGATCCGCCTGGAGGATCCCTCCCGGCGGGGCAGCTGGGCCGAGGTCGCCGAGGGCAGCCTCCTGGTCGCCGACTTCTCCGGCTTCACCCGCCTCTCGGAGGCCCTCGGGGAGATGGGCCGGCAGGGCGCGACCGTCCTCGCCGACATCCTCAACCGCTACTTCGAGATGCTCATCGACGACGTGGGGTTGCGGCGGGGGGGCGAGCTCATCGGCTTCGGCGGTGACGGCTTCACCTTGCTCTTCCTGGAGGGCGACCACGCCCGCAACGCCGTCGCCGCCGGGCTGGAGATCCAGGAGGCGATGGCGCTCTGCGCCGAGGCGGAGACCCCCCTGGGAACCTTCCCCCTGGCGCTGCGGGTGGGCATCGCCACCGGCCCGGTCTTCCAGGCCCTCCTGGGCACCGGCGGCGGCGCCGAGGTCGTCATCGGAGGGCCCACCGTCGAGGCCGCGGTGCGGCTGCAGCAGGCCTGCGCCCGCGGCTCGGTGCTGATCTCGGAGCGCACCCGGGAGCGGGCGGGAGAGGGGCTGGCGGCCCGGCCGTGCCCCGGCGGGGACGATCGCCGGCTGGGCTTCGACGCCCACGTCGTCGAGGAGCTCGAGCCTCTGCCCCCGCACGGGGAGCCCTTCGACTGGCGCGAGCTCCTGGAGCAGCACCTGGAGGAGGCGGGGCCGATCCTCGAGCCCTTCGTCGACCCCGGGGTGCTGCCGCTGATCCAGGCGGCGCCCGAGGCACCGCGGATCGAGGCCACCTACGCCCCGGCCACGGCCCTCTTCATGCGGGTGCAGGGCGTCCCCCTCCACGGCGGCGCCGAGGTCCTGCCCACCCTGGTGGAGCTCACCGAGGCCCTCTCGGCGGTGCTGGAGCCGGTGGGCGTCCCCCTGCGCAAGACCGACGTCTCGGAGGCCGGGATCAAGATGATCCTGATCTTCGGTCCCCCGGCGGGGGCCGAGACCCACGTCCTGGACGCGGCCCTGACCGCCAGCGTCATCCGCACCGGCCTGGCGCCCACCCGGCCGCGGACGGCCCCCTTCTCGGGGCTGGAGGTGCGCTTCGGCCTGGCCACCGGCAGCGTCTGGGCCGGGGAGGTGGGCTCGCGCCGGCGGCGGGAGTACAGCGCCATCGGCGACGCCGTGAACCTCGCCGCCCGCCTCGCGGATCGGGCCGAGCCCTGGGAGATCCTCTGCACCGAGGAGATCGCCCGGGCGGCCGATCCCTACCTGCAGAGCGAGGACCGGGGCCCGCTCGCCATCCGGGGCAAGGCCCGTGAGGTGCCCTGCCATCGCATCCTGCCTCCCCGCTAG
- a CDS encoding adenylate/guanylate cyclase domain-containing protein, with product MRLLKQPAWVAALLVALWALASGLRPAPLESLERWSYDLRTRLRGPQPSRGEVVVVGLDDATSARDPELFTRRAGLARLIEALRGAGASVIGLDLFLAEPEALLGPELAAEIEALLREEPPPGSPEGEALPSWQLLRKISELLAGDRILAETLSRRRDVVLALHLGNRGGPEVDGRALRRGTYGQFAPGTEPYRNTPRALASLPLFAREAAALGTINLQEDPDKIVRTLPVVSFHQDRPFAPLSLQVLARHAGYGRGGLAYTGGPPTIAWGEGGELILEPGLRALLNLRGRQAFPFHSAVDVVEGKLPEGALQGKMVLVGVTYLGHDALHTPLDEVLPGVFLHAEAIDNFLAGDFHRRSAPLTDALLTLLLGLGVVLLFLPAWSFGPGWRIGGALLLAAGHALALWLLFRHQGLWLAAVGPGLALVSALGAGLLLGWLQEGQQRRQLRHTFAHYLSPAVIEQLIRDPAALAPGGARQELTVLFSDIRSFTTLSEKHSPEEVVAFLGRYLDPMTGAVLGEGGLLDKYIGDAIMAVFGAPVHSPDHPAMALRAALAMHAALEEVRAAEEGAFADLAIGIGLNTGEMVVGNMGSRARFDYTVVGDAVNLAARLEGLTKNYGVFCLCGEQTRAAAPGGFAFREVDRVRVKGKEEPVSIHELLAGPDRQIASYAGLERFEAALAAWREGRFPAAREAFTAFAADNPGDAVAALYLERLASLGDEAPEGWDGVFTFLVK from the coding sequence GTGAGGCTCCTGAAGCAGCCCGCCTGGGTCGCCGCCCTGCTGGTCGCCCTCTGGGCGCTCGCCAGCGGACTGCGCCCGGCGCCGCTGGAGAGCCTCGAGCGCTGGAGCTACGACCTGCGGACGCGCCTGCGCGGCCCCCAGCCCTCCCGCGGCGAGGTGGTGGTGGTCGGCCTGGACGACGCCACCTCCGCCCGGGATCCCGAGCTCTTCACCCGGCGGGCCGGGCTGGCCCGCCTGATCGAGGCCCTGCGCGGGGCCGGGGCCAGCGTCATCGGTCTCGACCTCTTCCTCGCCGAGCCCGAGGCCCTCCTCGGGCCCGAGCTGGCCGCCGAGATCGAGGCGCTGCTGCGGGAGGAGCCGCCGCCCGGGAGCCCCGAGGGTGAGGCCCTCCCCTCCTGGCAGCTCCTGCGGAAGATCAGCGAGCTTCTCGCCGGGGACCGGATCCTCGCCGAGACCCTCTCCCGGCGGCGGGACGTGGTCCTCGCCCTCCACCTCGGCAACCGCGGCGGGCCGGAGGTCGACGGCCGGGCGCTGCGCCGCGGCACCTACGGCCAGTTCGCCCCCGGGACCGAGCCCTACCGCAACACGCCGCGGGCGCTGGCCTCGCTGCCCCTCTTCGCCCGGGAGGCCGCCGCCCTGGGCACCATCAACCTGCAGGAGGACCCCGACAAGATCGTCCGGACCCTGCCGGTGGTGAGCTTCCACCAGGACCGCCCCTTCGCGCCCCTCTCCCTCCAGGTCCTGGCGCGGCACGCGGGCTACGGCCGGGGGGGGCTCGCCTACACCGGGGGCCCGCCCACCATCGCCTGGGGCGAGGGGGGAGAGCTGATCCTGGAGCCCGGGCTCCGGGCCCTGCTCAACCTCCGGGGCCGCCAGGCCTTCCCCTTCCACTCCGCCGTCGACGTGGTCGAGGGGAAGCTCCCGGAGGGCGCCCTGCAGGGGAAGATGGTCCTGGTCGGCGTCACCTACCTCGGCCACGACGCCCTCCACACGCCCCTCGACGAGGTCCTGCCCGGCGTCTTCCTCCACGCCGAGGCCATCGACAACTTCCTGGCCGGCGACTTCCACCGGCGCAGCGCCCCCCTCACCGACGCCCTCCTCACTCTCCTCCTGGGCCTCGGGGTGGTCCTCCTCTTCCTGCCGGCCTGGAGCTTCGGTCCGGGCTGGCGCATCGGCGGGGCCCTCCTCCTGGCGGCGGGCCACGCCCTCGCCCTCTGGCTCCTCTTCCGCCACCAGGGCCTCTGGCTGGCCGCGGTGGGGCCCGGGCTGGCCCTCGTCTCGGCCCTGGGCGCCGGGCTCCTCCTGGGCTGGCTCCAGGAGGGCCAGCAGCGCCGCCAGCTGCGCCACACCTTCGCCCACTACCTCTCGCCGGCGGTGATCGAGCAGCTCATCCGGGACCCGGCGGCCCTGGCCCCCGGGGGCGCCCGTCAGGAGCTGACGGTGCTCTTCTCGGACATCCGCAGCTTCACCACGCTCTCGGAGAAGCACTCACCGGAGGAGGTCGTGGCCTTCCTGGGCCGCTATCTCGACCCGATGACCGGCGCGGTCCTCGGCGAGGGGGGGCTCCTCGACAAGTACATCGGCGACGCGATCATGGCGGTCTTCGGCGCGCCCGTGCACTCGCCCGATCACCCGGCCATGGCCCTCCGGGCGGCCCTGGCCATGCACGCCGCCCTCGAGGAGGTGCGGGCGGCCGAAGAGGGCGCCTTCGCCGACCTCGCCATCGGGATCGGGCTGAACACCGGCGAGATGGTCGTGGGCAACATGGGCTCGCGGGCCCGCTTCGACTACACGGTGGTGGGCGACGCGGTGAACCTCGCCGCGCGCCTCGAGGGGCTCACCAAGAACTACGGGGTCTTCTGCCTCTGCGGGGAGCAGACCCGGGCGGCCGCCCCCGGGGGCTTCGCCTTTCGGGAGGTCGACCGGGTCCGGGTGAAGGGCAAGGAGGAGCCGGTCTCGATCCACGAGCTCCTCGCCGGCCCCGACCGCCAGATCGCGAGCTACGCCGGGCTCGAGCGCTTCGAGGCCGCCCTCGCGGCCTGGCGGGAGGGCCGCTTCCCGGCCGCCCGGGAGGCCTTCACGGCCTTCGCGGCCGACAACCCCGGCGACGCGGTGGCGGCCCTCTACCTGGAGCGCCTCGCCAGCCTCGGGGACGAGGCGCCCGAGGGCTGGGATGGCGTCTTCACCTTCCTCGTGAAGTAA